The window CCTGCCGGCGCCACTAAAACCTATACACGGTCCTGTTCTCTCCGAGAATTCGGCGCAATGCTTGAGGAGCCACATCGGGCGGCCGTCGATTCAAAAACTTTGAAGGCTGAAATAGATACGCCCTGTACAAATTGCGATGGTCGTGGGACATTGGCATTCTTTGACTGGCTCGAAGGACAGGCTAAGTGAAACTGAAATTGCGCCCTAACGTGATCGTTATTACCGGCGTGGCCATCGGCCTATCTGCAGCCCTCGGCCAGGCTTTCTTGCATATTCAACCCCCCGAGGCCTATGGCGTTTGTATGGTCGGCCATCCCTCAGTACTGGTAAAGTGGCTGCTCAACAATATCTGGCATACCAACCTGTCGATTACCTCCGCTTTTGTTATCTATCCCTCACTACTAGCGGTCGGCCTTGTGGTGGGTGCCCTGATAGCCAGCGCTAAAAATAAGGAGCTTATCCGACAACCAAGCACGGCTAAAAACAAATATGGGGCTATTCTTCTCGGATTCTTGGTCGCCAACTTAGGTCTTGTCGTCGGAGCCTGCCCCATACGGACAGGACTCCTGGTGGCCTACGGTAGCCTGCTTGGGGTCGTTGCCCTGGGCGGGATCGTCACCG is drawn from Dehalococcoidia bacterium and contains these coding sequences:
- a CDS encoding cytochrome C, whose product is MKLKLRPNVIVITGVAIGLSAALGQAFLHIQPPEAYGVCMVGHPSVLVKWLLNNIWHTNLSITSAFVIYPSLLAVGLVVGALIASAKNKELIRQPSTAKNKYGAILLGFLVANLGLVVGACPIRTGLLVAYGSLLGVVALGGIVTGVFLGVWHLRRAK